The Deltaproteobacteria bacterium genome includes the window TCAACGATTAGGGTAATTAACGTTATGATGATACCTATAACACAGGATATAATTCCTGTTATGACACTTCCTTTAAAAGAAATTCCCTTAGGTCTCATCACCACAAAATTTAATCCTAAGACAGCAAAAGCCATTAATACTCCAAACGCACCTTTAAGTTTTTTCTCGATTTCTTTTGATTCTAAAATTAGATAAATAATAATAAGAAACAATATTACGGTTTGGACTAGAATAAGAATCGATTGATGGTTCATATTAACACCTTTTTTTTCATTGACTTGTACCAAAACACTTATACCCTATTTCTGGGAGATCGAAACCTAACATAATTATTGAGATCATCATGGGTATATATTCGGCAGGAACGATTGCCTCTAACAACGATACGACACTAGGGCCAAGACCCCAAATTTCAAGTAATAACGCAACAACAGCTAAAGTTATTGCAAGTACGCATTCTCTCGCAGCAGGACTTGCCTCAAGTGCTAACCAACCAATAAACGCAAGGTAGACTGGTAACAATAATGCTACAATAGCAAAAACAATAGGTCCTATTGCTATTGACAAAAATAAGAGTGAAAGACCGAGCACAAGCATAAGAGCACCACCCAACCCTCCGCTGATCATATACGCCCCTGCACCGGTTGTAGGATTTATTATGATATACCCTACACCAGTCCAGCCATTGTAGGTTATCTGAGTCTTTGAAACTGTTACCGCCTCGCCCGCATTCACCGCATTCTGAATATCTGAAATTACATCTGAGGGAAGCTGGAGTTGTGGTAATACAGTAGAGATGTTTGATTGATTTACTGTGTATATCGGTATGCCTTGATCGTTGGCTATTTGTATTGCCTTTATTGCCGATATGCCTTTTACAGGATTGGTTGGTGTAGAAAATATGCGTTCCGGTACACTATTTTCCAAAGCCGAGGAATTCATACCGCTTGTCAGCATGTATTGGAGTATACTCTTATTGTTTCCTTCTGTAGCTTCTGTAAGCTCTAAGTTCCTCTGCACATCCATCTTAAGCCCGGCTATACTTATATTTGTTGCTACACCAAACATATAGTTTACGTTCATTGAAACTGAAAAGATCGCATCCGAAGGGATCCTCGCTATTACTACCCCCATCATCTTTGCTTGCATCTGATCCATCATATCATATTCGGCGTAATATGAAACAGCTGTTGTATAAAGTAGACTCCCAAAAACATCATCCTTTGTCATGCCGGTAAAGTCTTGTGATTGTAATCTCGTTTGAATGGTACTTAGTGCGTTTTTCAGATTGAGTACCGTTTGAGCGGTTGACTTTAACAAAGAAGGTTTAAAAATATCCTTATGAGAACCGATCTTCATTAACCCTCCGTATTTATCTTTTCTAACGAATCAAATTTATAAAAGCAAGAAATTTTATCTCTCAAACTACAGATTCAGTATCTTCTTTAAGATATAATCTACCTTTCGTATCACTTCCTCGTCTACACTTCCCCACCTTTTTAGAAATCGGTAAACAGAAATAGATTTTATTTGATCACATCGTATAATCGAATCATGTTTTATGCCGCCCTCTGGTGGTGATATAAGAACGTGCAATCTGAATATCTTGTCTTTTCTGATAGTTGTAATCGGACATACAACAATCAGTCCCCACGGACTCTCGTTCAGTTCATCTACGGAAACTACAAGTGCCGGATGCTGGTCTTTTATCTCAGAACCTATTGAAGGATTAAAATTGACCAACCATATCTCACCCCTTCGGGGAATTTCTTTATTTTGAAAAACCATCTTTTATGGTCTTTTCAAAGATCGTTCTTAATTTTAATTCTTTTTTATTGAGCAAAACTTTAGCTTCACTGTCAAAGCCTTCCCAAAAAGATTTCTCATATTCCTTGACCAGCTTGTCGAGTAAATTCGTTATACTCACTTTCTCTATTCCAGAGATCTTTTTGAGCTTTTCCCGTGTTTGCTCATAAACCCTCACTGTTGTTGTTTGCATAGCGCCTCCTTATATCTATTTATCTACAAATATACTAATATTCGTTAATTTTGTCAAACAGCATCCTCATTCCATGAGCCGTCTGCAGATTGGGTAGCTGTTATATAGTTCATTGCGTTCTGTAGGGGCAGGGCAGTGCCTTGCCCTGATCCCATTAATGAAAGAAACGATAAGGCAGTCTCATATACTGTGGACGGACTTGAACCGAATCCACCATCAGAGTTCTGATGGGCTACAAGATAATTCATGGCGTTGTTAAGGACTGTTGCAATTGAGCTTGTTCTTGCAAACTGCTCAAGCGTGTACGAAACCATCGCTGTCATATACACATTGCTGTCGTCCCCTGCATAAAACCCCCATCCACCGTCTGTGTTCTGGTTGGTAACAAGATATAAAACCGCATTGCTGATTGAGGTCTGGTTTGAGTAGTTGACCGCCTTCAACGCAGAGAGGGCAAGGGCGGTGTCGAGGGTATCGGTTGAGAAGAATTGCCCTATTCCCCATCCATTGTCGAGGTTCTGATATGACAATAAATTACTTAATTGCCTGTAGAGCTTAATAAGGCAATACTTCGGGAAATACGATCAACATTATATAAGGGCTGTGATGTAATCCAATTGATGCCGTTGGTGTAATCAGTATATTTTTGTCCAAAATAATTGAAAGTGGTCAATACTTCGTCTGTAGCATAATATTCAGCTACTATACTGCTTGACCAGCTTCCCTCTGTTAACTGAGAAGCTTGGAGATAATTAAGACCGTTGTTTATAGCCCCTTGCTGGGCATTTGCTGATACAGGTAACAAAAAGAACAAAGCAAATAATGACAAACAGCTTTTTGCTCTAATCATGCCTGTCCTTCCTTTGGTGCTAAGTAAAAGAAATTTCCTTTCTTATCCCATTTAACATCCCAATTATCCCAGCTCCCTACAGTATATCTCTTCTTTAATTCGTTGTTCATCGCCTGAAATATCTCGAAGCCTTTGATGATTTTTTGTCTGAATCTCTCGCCTTCCCATGGATGTCCTTTAATGCTCATCCATAAATATTTTTTATTGAATCTTATCGCAGCGCGAAAATACTGCACTCCGCTAATGAATTCCTTCAGTGTTTTGTTTATTTCAAAACACTCCGTTTCGGGAATTTCTCTTTTTCCGATTTCTATGTTTAACCCAATATCAATATCGTATGGTCCGCTTACTAAGGAAAAGATTTCTACGCGGCTTAATTCTGTATTCTCATACATCGATGCAAGCTTACTGAAATCAAAACTCGGGGGTACATATTGCCCGGATTGTTGCTGTAACCACATATTATCCGAACCAGAAGAACGAAACTCAAAAAGAGGTATACTCAATGGAGCAACTATTCTTGCTGCGATAAATATATCCTCCCAATAACTGTATAAAAAACTATATCGCCCTATACTTTTCCATAAGCCTAATTTATTCTTTTCGTCAAACTCCATCTTTTTATATGTTGCAAGGTTAATAAAATCCTTCCTTGAAAATGTAGCTTTTCGCCATAGTGCCCCTACAAGCAGAAGCAGTATTAGCAATACAATCATGAAGATTAAAAAATTAATTTGTAATGGCTTTTTCAGGTAGAGAATATCCTTAGTAAGGATAAACAGAAAAACCATATTCATAGGAACTAAGAAAAGTATCCCTAATTGCAAAAATTGAAGGTAGCCAGACTTTATAAATAATTTATGTTGCATAGATATGCGCTAATTCCTTTTCTTCATTTTGCGTATAATATCTGCGCTCATATTGTAACGAATCTGTTTTAATATAATACATCAAGACAGTTTCGAAGATTTGGATAATTGTAGATGTAATATGAATGCCCTTAACAAGTCTCTCATTTTTTATTCCCCGTTTTCAATTAAGCTATACTGCATCAGCTACTACTTGTTACCTTTTAATTCTTTTATTATTTCTGGATTTGGCTTTTGACATGCCAAGTCTTTCACGAATACTTCGCCATTTATAAGTCCATATTTTAGTGCTTTACTCTCTATTTCTTTAATAGCTTGTTTGTCTTTTTCGAATTTTATTAGATCTTCTTTCATATGTTTAAGCCATTCTTCTTTATTTTTATATATACCTTGCTTTACCCATAATTCTTCAAAATCCTTCTTTTGTAACTCGCTGTTCTCTAAATGTTCACGATCGTACTTCATATATTCATCAATTCTTTTTAAAATATATGGTATCGACACTACATTACTATCATCGCCGCTAATTTCTCCTTCTCCTGGTTCTACTTTACTGCTTATTTTCCATACCCCAGAATCTTTAAATAAATTTAATGTAGCGGTTTTCACATTATGTTGTTCGCAAAATGGATCGTACCAGTTCCATTCTCCTATAATAAAATATGTGACATCGCATGAGGCTTTATTTTTCTCTTCTTTGCAATTACTAATTTTCAGGGGTAATGATGGATATAGTGATGCATCTAAACTAAAATTGGTATTAAATTTCTTTGTATGTAACATCAACATAAGAGGGTTGCCACGACAAGCTACATCTGGTTTACGTGCGTTGCAGCACCAGCATGAATTCATAATTAATTCATAATATCTCTCTATTACCTGCTTGGGACTAAGTTTATCAGCTTTAGAAATATTGGGCAGTAACAGAATAAATAGTAAAGAAACAAGTGTAAAATATTTATTCATAATTTATTTCACCTGACACTGATTTGAATTATCTAATAGATTGTCTATACCAATAAATGTAACTGATTTTCCACTTGCGCTTATTACATCATTGATAGTTCTTATAGTTACCATTTTAGTTGGATGGTCAATTAAGAAACCACTGGAGCCCATTACAATTGCCATATAATCCTCTCCCCTATAAGGATATGAGATTCTGGAGTTCC containing:
- a CDS encoding type II toxin-antitoxin system PemK/MazF family toxin — translated: MVFQNKEIPRRGEIWLVNFNPSIGSEIKDQHPALVVSVDELNESPWGLIVVCPITTIRKDKIFRLHVLISPPEGGIKHDSIIRCDQIKSISVYRFLKRWGSVDEEVIRKVDYILKKILNL